From the genome of Moritella sp. F3, one region includes:
- a CDS encoding RodZ domain-containing protein, producing the protein MTIDLETSKEAEKQDDIDVITAGQILRDARIALDISVQQVSDNINLKKSVINNIEESVIDKDISQTFMRGYIRCYARYLNIAEDDVLCAYDSQNAACEDKAELQSFSRRTKLEANDNRLMLVSYGIIGFMLIVFLIWGLRGNDIEIVVPESNATPVVELAVVPEIVVTAPEIALENDEVTNEDMANDEVIPAITAPEQTATTTIASPSAVQAQTIAVKQPAVAPVASNTVTKVVDTKSVVIEPSLVLTFAGDCWIQIKDSNGKTLSTGVRKAGQTIELQGLAPLSIKLGAPEQVTLSYAGDPVDLSTFKQGRLAKFKLPFKA; encoded by the coding sequence ATGACTATTGATTTAGAAACTTCAAAAGAAGCTGAGAAGCAAGATGATATTGATGTGATAACTGCTGGTCAGATATTGCGAGATGCGCGTATTGCGTTAGATATCAGCGTGCAGCAAGTCAGTGACAATATTAATTTAAAAAAATCTGTTATTAACAACATTGAAGAAAGTGTTATTGATAAAGATATTTCCCAAACCTTCATGCGTGGTTACATCCGCTGTTATGCCCGCTATTTAAATATTGCTGAAGATGATGTGCTTTGTGCTTACGATAGCCAAAACGCCGCATGTGAAGATAAAGCTGAACTACAAAGCTTTTCTCGTCGAACTAAATTAGAAGCGAATGATAATCGTCTAATGCTGGTCAGCTACGGTATTATTGGTTTTATGCTGATTGTCTTTTTAATTTGGGGATTACGTGGTAATGACATTGAGATTGTCGTGCCAGAATCTAACGCAACGCCTGTTGTTGAACTTGCCGTAGTACCTGAAATCGTTGTCACTGCACCTGAAATTGCACTCGAAAATGACGAGGTGACGAATGAAGATATGGCGAATGACGAAGTGATCCCTGCTATTACGGCGCCTGAGCAAACAGCGACTACGACTATAGCAAGCCCGTCAGCAGTCCAAGCACAAACGATTGCTGTAAAGCAACCAGCAGTAGCTCCTGTTGCTAGCAATACAGTGACTAAGGTGGTAGATACTAAGTCCGTGGTGATTGAACCTTCGCTGGTACTGACATTTGCGGGTGATTGTTGGATCCAAATAAAAGACAGTAACGGTAAAACATTATCGACAGGTGTAAGAAAAGCCGGTCAGACAATTGAATTACAAGGTTTAGCACCACTATCAATCAAACTCGGCGCACCAGAGCAAGTAACATTGAGTTATGCCGGTGATCCCGTGGATTTATCAACCTTTAAACAAGGTCGTCTTGCTAAATTTAAATTACCTTTTAAAGCTTAA
- the ndk gene encoding nucleoside-diphosphate kinase — protein sequence MAIQRTFSIVKPDAVRKNLIGAIYSRIEACGLSVVGAKMLHLTREQAEGFYAEHEGKVFFEPLMEFMTSGPIMVQVLEGENAITYYRELMGTTNPENAAAGTLRCDYAESMRFNAVHGSDSEESAAREIAYFFTENEVCAR from the coding sequence ATGGCGATTCAACGCACTTTTTCTATTGTTAAGCCTGATGCAGTAAGAAAAAATTTAATTGGTGCTATTTACTCACGTATTGAAGCTTGTGGTTTAAGCGTTGTAGGTGCAAAAATGTTACACCTAACTCGCGAACAAGCTGAAGGTTTTTATGCTGAACATGAAGGCAAAGTATTTTTCGAACCTTTGATGGAATTCATGACCTCTGGCCCTATCATGGTACAAGTATTAGAAGGTGAAAATGCAATCACTTACTATCGTGAATTAATGGGTACTACGAACCCAGAAAATGCAGCTGCGGGCACACTACGTTGTGATTATGCTGAAAGCATGCGTTTTAATGCGGTACACGGTTCTGATAGTGAAGAATCAGCTGCACGTGAAATCGCTTACTTCTTTACTGAAAATGAAGTATGTGCTCGTTAA
- the dnaQ gene encoding DNA polymerase III subunit epsilon: MSLDNAELIQGAGRVIVFDTETTGMNMGAGGVHIGHRVIEIGCIELINRRPTGRTYHVYIKPDRLVDPEAIAVHGITDEYLQDKPSFSAIADEFIAFIDGAELVAHNASFDINFLDHEFRLLNKGLPETKEICKITDTLAIAKKLFPGKRNNLDVLCTRYGIDNSHRTLHGALLDAEILADVYLFMTGGQTKLNLSQDSAGAQGSGIRRLAATRVPLKVVQATDDELKAHDERLGIVGDALWTIH, encoded by the coding sequence ATGTCGTTGGATAATGCAGAGTTAATACAGGGCGCAGGTCGTGTAATCGTTTTTGATACCGAAACAACGGGTATGAATATGGGCGCAGGTGGTGTACACATTGGCCATCGCGTGATTGAAATTGGTTGTATTGAGTTGATCAATCGCCGTCCTACTGGCCGTACTTATCATGTCTATATCAAGCCTGACCGCTTGGTTGACCCTGAAGCGATCGCGGTACACGGTATTACCGATGAATATCTACAAGACAAGCCTAGCTTTTCAGCTATCGCAGATGAATTTATCGCGTTTATTGATGGTGCTGAGTTGGTGGCACACAACGCCTCGTTCGATATTAACTTCCTTGATCACGAATTTAGATTGTTAAATAAAGGCCTACCTGAAACTAAAGAAATTTGTAAGATTACCGATACATTAGCTATCGCGAAGAAACTTTTCCCAGGAAAACGAAACAACTTAGACGTGTTATGTACCCGTTATGGTATTGATAACTCGCACCGTACTCTCCATGGAGCATTACTGGATGCGGAGATTTTAGCGGACGTTTATCTGTTTATGACAGGTGGCCAAACTAAGTTGAATTTATCGCAAGATAGCGCGGGCGCACAAGGTAGTGGTATTCGCCGTTTAGCGGCAACCCGAGTACCATTGAAAGTGGTGCAGGCGACAGACGATGAGTTGAAAGCACATGATGAAAGACTTGGCATCGTCGGTGATGCGTTATGGACAATACATTAA
- the pilW gene encoding type IV pilus biogenesis/stability protein PilW, translating into MKRFAVVGLMIAALAGCSSQSYIETSTGLSDNSVDKNAAARSRLTLALKYIEIENYQEAKINLDKAVHYTPDDADIYLAYAYYYQKVKEHKQAETAYLYALDLAPNDGNIHNNFGVFLCGRARFDEAETEFLAAIATPSYNQIANSYENAGRCALENGDRVQALTYLQSSLAYAPQNLDVRLSIAELNYILADFAVAKQQLTKYESASKATARSLWLGFKIADKQNSSAVAEVYSRQLLAQFPLAIQTQKYITNDY; encoded by the coding sequence ATGAAACGTTTCGCTGTAGTTGGATTGATGATAGCTGCACTGGCAGGATGTAGCTCACAGAGTTACATCGAAACCAGTACTGGTTTGAGTGACAATTCCGTCGATAAAAATGCAGCGGCCCGAAGTCGTCTGACCTTAGCGCTCAAGTATATTGAAATTGAAAACTATCAAGAGGCGAAAATTAATCTTGATAAAGCCGTTCATTATACACCGGATGATGCGGATATTTATTTAGCCTATGCATATTACTATCAGAAGGTAAAAGAACATAAGCAAGCAGAGACCGCTTATTTATATGCGCTCGACCTTGCGCCGAATGATGGTAATATACATAATAACTTTGGTGTATTCCTGTGTGGAAGAGCACGGTTTGATGAGGCTGAAACAGAATTTTTAGCTGCCATCGCTACCCCAAGTTATAATCAAATTGCGAATAGTTATGAAAATGCCGGTCGATGCGCGCTTGAAAATGGTGACCGTGTACAAGCGCTAACCTATTTACAATCATCTCTCGCGTATGCACCGCAAAACTTAGACGTACGGTTATCTATTGCTGAATTAAACTATATTTTGGCCGATTTCGCAGTGGCTAAACAGCAATTAACGAAATATGAATCTGCCAGTAAGGCAACCGCACGCAGTCTTTGGTTGGGTTTTAAAATTGCCGATAAACAGAATAGTTCAGCTGTCGCTGAAGTATACAGTCGTCAATTATTAGCTCAATTTCCGTTAGCGATCCAAACACAAAAATATATTACAAATGACTATTGA
- a CDS encoding bifunctional tRNA (adenosine(37)-C2)-methyltransferase TrmG/ribosomal RNA large subunit methyltransferase RlmN — MSNKKINLLDFDRNAMRQYFSDIGEKPFRADQVMKWIYHEGCDDINEMTNLNKKLREKLLRDTVIEAPEISQEQRSEDGTIKWALKVDGQEYETVYIPDGDRATLCVSSQVGCALECTFCSTAQQGFNRNLRVSEIIGQVWRATQVIGFNNKKRAITNVVMMGMGEPLLNMTNLVPALNLMLDDYGFGLSKRRVTVSTSGVVPALDKLGDVIDVALAVSLHAPNDELRNELVPINKKYNIETLLASVKSYISKSNANRQKVTIEYVLLDHVNDSTDQAHELAELLKDTPCKINLIPFNPFPGSDYGKPSNSRIDRFNKVLMTYSNTVTIRKTRGDDIDAACGQLAGDVIDRTKRTLKKRMQGEEISVKMAD; from the coding sequence ATGAGTAATAAAAAAATAAATCTATTAGACTTTGATCGCAACGCTATGCGCCAATATTTTTCTGACATTGGTGAAAAACCATTCCGTGCTGATCAAGTAATGAAATGGATTTATCATGAAGGTTGTGACGACATTAATGAAATGACTAACTTGAATAAAAAGTTACGTGAAAAATTATTACGCGACACTGTTATTGAAGCGCCTGAAATTAGCCAAGAACAGCGTAGTGAAGATGGCACCATTAAATGGGCATTAAAAGTTGATGGCCAAGAATATGAAACAGTTTATATTCCTGATGGTGATCGTGCGACACTGTGTGTATCGTCACAAGTAGGCTGTGCACTAGAATGTACTTTCTGCTCAACTGCTCAGCAAGGTTTTAACCGTAACTTACGTGTTTCTGAAATCATTGGTCAAGTATGGCGTGCTACGCAAGTGATTGGCTTTAACAATAAGAAACGTGCAATCACGAACGTGGTGATGATGGGTATGGGCGAACCACTACTTAACATGACCAACCTAGTACCTGCATTGAACTTGATGTTAGATGATTATGGTTTTGGCTTATCAAAACGTCGTGTAACGGTATCTACTTCTGGTGTTGTTCCTGCACTAGATAAATTAGGCGATGTAATTGATGTTGCGTTAGCTGTATCACTGCACGCGCCAAATGATGAATTACGTAACGAACTAGTACCAATCAATAAAAAGTATAACATTGAAACGTTACTTGCTTCTGTTAAGAGCTACATCAGTAAATCAAATGCCAATCGTCAGAAAGTAACAATTGAGTATGTACTACTTGATCATGTGAATGATTCGACAGACCAAGCACACGAATTAGCTGAATTATTGAAAGATACACCGTGTAAAATTAACCTGATCCCATTCAACCCATTTCCGGGTAGTGACTATGGTAAGCCAAGTAATAGCCGTATCGATCGCTTTAATAAAGTGTTGATGACGTACTCAAATACAGTGACGATTCGTAAGACTCGTGGTGATGATATTGATGCTGCTTGCGGTCAATTAGCGGGTGATGTAATCGACAGAACGAAGAGAACATTAAAAAAACGGATGCAAGGTGAAGAGATTTCAGTCAAAATGGCTGATTAA
- a CDS encoding sodium:alanine symporter family protein, protein MTEVIDFINGLLWGSVLVYLLIGTGLYFTIKLGFIQFRHFTHMFSVIAGSRKSSNEGVSSFQALCTSLAARVGTGNLAGVAVAITAGGPGAVFWMWLIAVIGMATSFAESSLAQLFKTKDTDGNFRGGPAYYMEKGLGRRWMGVVFSICLIVAFGLVFNAVQSDAIANSMHNAFGFDKTIVGIVLVVFTSVIIFGGLRVIGAFAEIVVPFMALAYILIAFVVVAMNISELPAVFELIIKSAFGLDEAAGGALGVAMMQGIKRGLFSNEAGMGSAPNAAASAAPFPNHPASQGYVQMLGVFIDTIVICTATASIILLSDLGDTSGVGGIELTQHALSSHVGDWGGTFVAIAILFFAFTSIVANYSYAETSILFLNRDSKVMVWIFRAAVLGMVMFGAVAKSDLIWNMADASMGLMALVNIIAILMLSKYVIIVAKDYNKQLAAGKTPTFDSAEFPEIDKKINSEIWNSKFKK, encoded by the coding sequence ATGACGGAAGTTATCGACTTTATAAATGGCTTGTTGTGGGGCTCTGTACTGGTTTACCTACTTATCGGCACAGGTTTGTATTTTACCATAAAATTAGGTTTTATCCAGTTCCGCCACTTTACTCATATGTTCTCTGTTATTGCTGGTAGCCGTAAAAGCAGTAACGAAGGTGTTTCATCATTTCAAGCGCTATGCACAAGTTTAGCTGCGCGTGTTGGTACGGGTAACCTTGCAGGTGTTGCTGTTGCAATTACCGCTGGTGGCCCTGGTGCTGTATTCTGGATGTGGCTAATTGCTGTTATCGGTATGGCGACGAGCTTTGCTGAAAGTTCATTAGCACAATTATTTAAAACCAAAGATACTGATGGCAACTTCCGTGGTGGCCCAGCTTACTACATGGAAAAAGGCTTAGGCCGTCGTTGGATGGGTGTTGTATTTTCAATCTGTCTAATCGTTGCATTTGGTTTAGTATTTAATGCCGTGCAGTCTGATGCGATTGCTAACTCTATGCATAACGCGTTTGGCTTTGATAAAACGATCGTTGGTATTGTATTAGTGGTATTCACGAGTGTGATCATCTTCGGTGGTCTACGTGTGATTGGTGCATTTGCTGAGATCGTGGTGCCATTTATGGCATTAGCTTATATCTTGATTGCGTTTGTTGTTGTTGCAATGAACATTTCTGAATTGCCTGCGGTATTTGAATTAATCATTAAATCTGCATTCGGCTTAGATGAAGCTGCGGGTGGCGCACTTGGTGTTGCTATGATGCAAGGTATTAAACGTGGTTTATTCTCGAATGAAGCGGGTATGGGTAGTGCACCAAATGCAGCTGCAAGCGCGGCTCCATTCCCTAATCACCCTGCATCACAAGGTTATGTGCAAATGCTAGGTGTGTTCATTGATACTATCGTTATCTGTACAGCAACGGCATCGATTATCTTACTGTCTGATCTTGGTGATACATCGGGTGTTGGTGGTATTGAATTAACACAACATGCATTGTCATCTCATGTTGGCGATTGGGGTGGTACTTTTGTTGCTATTGCTATTTTGTTCTTCGCATTTACGTCAATCGTAGCGAACTACTCATATGCAGAAACCAGTATCTTATTTTTAAACCGTGATTCAAAAGTAATGGTGTGGATCTTCCGTGCTGCGGTATTAGGTATGGTTATGTTTGGTGCGGTGGCGAAATCGGATCTGATTTGGAACATGGCAGATGCGTCAATGGGTCTTATGGCTCTGGTTAATATCATTGCGATCTTGATGCTATCGAAATATGTCATTATCGTTGCTAAAGATTACAACAAACAATTAGCTGCAGGTAAAACGCCTACATTTGATAGTGCTGAATTCCCTGAAATCGATAAAAAGATTAACAGTGAAATTTGGAACTCTAAGTTTAAAAAATAG
- the gloB gene encoding hydroxyacylglutathione hydrolase encodes MIEVISIPTFNDNYVWLIKNTENNHCCIVDPGQAKPVLQVIEQQGLILDAILITHHHYDHIDGISDILSACANPVQIYSSITLDVAAPVTLVTEKTQLNLLDNNLVLTVMASPGHKREHVVYYNQTMLFSGDTLFSGGCGRILDGSATELFSSLQRIKALDENTLVYPAHEYTQANLMFCYAVEPQNSALKKHIEHTAKRRQRGLPTVPNSLKNEKEINVFLRTNEATVSMAMEHKLLDILTSEQAVFTALRAWKDHF; translated from the coding sequence ATGATTGAAGTCATTTCTATCCCTACATTTAACGACAATTATGTTTGGTTGATCAAAAATACTGAAAATAATCACTGCTGTATCGTTGATCCAGGTCAAGCCAAACCCGTACTACAAGTCATTGAACAGCAAGGTTTAATTCTCGACGCAATTTTAATTACCCATCATCACTATGACCATATTGATGGTATTAGTGACATTCTTAGCGCATGTGCAAATCCAGTACAGATTTATTCTTCAATTACATTAGATGTTGCTGCACCAGTCACCTTAGTAACAGAAAAGACTCAACTTAACCTACTCGATAACAACCTTGTATTGACCGTCATGGCAAGCCCCGGTCATAAGCGTGAACACGTTGTGTACTACAATCAAACCATGCTGTTCTCTGGCGATACGCTATTCTCCGGTGGTTGTGGTCGTATCCTTGATGGTAGCGCGACAGAACTGTTTTCGTCATTACAGCGCATTAAAGCCTTAGATGAAAATACTTTAGTCTATCCTGCTCACGAATATACCCAAGCAAACTTAATGTTTTGCTATGCCGTAGAACCACAGAACAGCGCCCTTAAAAAGCATATCGAGCATACCGCAAAACGCCGTCAACGCGGTCTACCAACAGTGCCTAACAGCCTGAAAAACGAAAAGGAAATCAATGTTTTCTTACGTACTAACGAAGCCACAGTCAGTATGGCGATGGAACATAAGCTACTTGATATTCTAACCAGCGAACAAGCCGTATTCACTGCATTAAGAGCCTGGAAAGACCATTTTTAA
- a CDS encoding class I SAM-dependent methyltransferase: protein MLIKPAHHKHEIKIPHSWDDLPMGEWLASQIQARLDVWSPKIFGYHLLKLGSLSGELNCFGSSIQHQVTATSELGMGGVFIDPAHLPFQENCIDACILTQSLDFSADPHQVLREVERVLTGDGYLILSGYNPLSLCGLVKLFGVKRNHPPWSGRMFTPARIKDWLELLGFEIIQDDRFAFTSFLGKKPLTWWSESIGQMHFPSFLSVYFIVARKRRAPISPVKNWWQVSRANRRFIPAGATQKLPHKSS, encoded by the coding sequence GTGTTAATAAAACCTGCACACCATAAGCATGAAATCAAAATCCCCCATTCTTGGGATGACCTTCCAATGGGTGAATGGCTAGCGAGCCAAATTCAGGCGCGTCTTGATGTCTGGAGTCCAAAGATTTTTGGTTATCATTTACTAAAATTAGGTTCGTTAAGTGGTGAGCTTAATTGTTTTGGTAGCAGTATACAACATCAGGTAACCGCGACCTCTGAGTTAGGGATGGGGGGGGTATTCATTGATCCCGCTCATTTACCTTTTCAGGAAAATTGTATTGATGCGTGCATATTGACGCAGTCATTGGATTTCTCTGCAGATCCTCATCAAGTATTGCGTGAGGTAGAGCGCGTGCTAACCGGAGATGGTTACTTAATATTGAGTGGCTATAATCCATTGTCATTGTGTGGTTTGGTTAAATTATTTGGGGTGAAACGTAACCACCCACCTTGGTCGGGAAGAATGTTTACGCCTGCACGGATTAAGGATTGGCTTGAGCTGCTTGGTTTTGAAATAATTCAAGATGACCGTTTTGCTTTTACTTCTTTTCTAGGCAAGAAACCATTGACCTGGTGGTCTGAAAGCATAGGTCAGATGCACTTCCCTTCATTTTTATCAGTCTATTTTATTGTTGCTCGTAAACGTCGAGCGCCGATCTCTCCCGTTAAAAATTGGTGGCAGGTCAGTCGTGCTAACCGTCGTTTCATCCCCGCTGGGGCGACTCAGAAGTTACCGCATAAGTCATCTTAG
- a CDS encoding chalcone isomerase family protein has product MNKLATLASAMLLSFSVNAAQEVSGVSIPDNVSVEGTSLNYQGAGVRSKFFIDLYVGSLFTQAADKNVIASQDVSAIRLNIISGLITSEKMVTAINEGFDGATAGNTAAISAEIAEFIGVFSAEIAKGDQFTLVSTPGKGLVTYKNNEKLSTIDNDVFRQAVLSIWLGDNPADDDLKDDMLGL; this is encoded by the coding sequence ATGAATAAATTAGCAACTCTCGCTTCTGCAATGCTATTAAGTTTCTCTGTTAATGCGGCACAGGAAGTGTCTGGCGTTTCAATTCCAGATAATGTATCTGTAGAAGGCACATCACTTAATTATCAAGGCGCAGGTGTTCGTAGTAAATTCTTCATTGATCTGTATGTTGGTTCGCTATTTACACAAGCGGCAGATAAGAATGTAATCGCAAGCCAAGATGTAAGCGCTATCCGCCTTAACATCATTTCAGGTCTTATCACTTCAGAGAAAATGGTAACGGCGATTAACGAAGGTTTTGACGGTGCGACTGCAGGTAATACAGCGGCTATCTCTGCTGAAATCGCAGAGTTTATTGGTGTGTTTAGTGCTGAAATTGCTAAGGGCGATCAATTTACGCTAGTGAGTACACCAGGTAAAGGTCTGGTAACGTATAAGAATAATGAAAAGTTATCGACGATTGATAACGATGTTTTCCGTCAGGCTGTACTGTCTATTTGGTTAGGTGACAATCCTGCTGATGACGATCTAAAAGATGACATGCTGGGTTTATAA
- a CDS encoding TIGR03503 family protein — translation MRNIWLLMALLTAVSLSTFASEKSVYQENVYQTSDIKLLDNRFRVDYGVKKITFIIARERFSKAVILVRPDGKKVYIWDKSDHVHWIEGEENDIITIENPMAGPWQALGKIQGNNRIQLLSNVQLQVKRLPIQLYSGERLKITGELFHLQKRLNETYLRDTELMVTAYGYNRVEDENFNFTSQELAKFNDKGVFYDEVPEDGIFTAFLQLDLATGKYRFEVAVKNNAFTRSFNQDVILFPKPIKTQMLPLLVDADPQLKLIYDIDELKPESIVIKGRITSVNRGQSEDFIIYAEADMTEQIHTFARPEQVGSYSIDLVLYATTKTGREITVNMPSEAFVIPKPIVIDSALLVALTASQAEPTEVLVDLVEDTESDWNLLLWVVGGLVFLLVLAVAVLFGIKFWQKRKFEKVIANKMDADLGIGEPIDVSDGLDNMIDLDLNSLDK, via the coding sequence ATGCGTAATATTTGGTTGTTGATGGCGTTACTTACCGCCGTTAGCCTTAGTACCTTTGCATCCGAAAAAAGCGTTTATCAGGAAAACGTTTATCAGACCAGTGATATTAAGTTGCTGGATAATCGTTTTCGGGTTGACTATGGTGTTAAGAAAATCACCTTTATTATTGCGCGCGAACGTTTTTCTAAAGCCGTTATTCTAGTACGTCCAGATGGCAAAAAAGTGTATATTTGGGATAAATCCGATCACGTTCATTGGATTGAGGGCGAAGAAAATGACATTATTACGATTGAAAATCCGATGGCGGGACCTTGGCAAGCATTAGGTAAGATCCAAGGTAATAATCGTATCCAGCTGTTGTCAAATGTACAGTTACAAGTCAAACGCTTACCTATCCAACTTTACAGTGGCGAGCGTTTAAAAATTACCGGTGAGCTCTTCCATTTGCAAAAACGCCTCAACGAAACGTACCTACGGGATACGGAACTGATGGTGACCGCCTATGGCTATAACCGCGTTGAAGATGAAAATTTTAATTTTACGTCGCAAGAACTCGCTAAGTTTAATGACAAAGGTGTGTTCTACGATGAGGTACCTGAAGATGGTATTTTCACTGCATTTTTACAGCTCGACCTTGCCACTGGTAAATATCGATTTGAAGTCGCGGTAAAAAATAATGCATTTACTCGCAGTTTTAATCAAGATGTGATCCTGTTTCCAAAACCAATCAAGACCCAAATGTTGCCTTTGCTGGTGGATGCAGACCCACAGTTGAAGTTGATTTATGATATTGATGAATTAAAGCCTGAAAGCATTGTGATTAAAGGACGTATAACGTCTGTTAATCGTGGTCAGAGTGAGGACTTTATTATCTATGCTGAAGCGGACATGACAGAGCAAATCCATACATTCGCACGACCTGAGCAAGTGGGGAGTTACAGTATCGATTTAGTCTTGTACGCCACAACGAAAACGGGGCGTGAAATCACCGTTAATATGCCTTCTGAAGCTTTTGTTATACCTAAGCCGATTGTAATTGATAGTGCATTGTTAGTCGCGCTAACGGCGTCTCAGGCTGAACCGACTGAAGTATTGGTTGATTTGGTTGAAGACACGGAGAGTGATTGGAATTTATTGTTGTGGGTCGTTGGTGGTTTAGTTTTCTTATTAGTTTTAGCTGTAGCGGTATTGTTCGGTATTAAGTTTTGGCAGAAACGCAAATTTGAAAAGGTAATTGCGAATAAAATGGATGCTGATCTTGGTATTGGAGAGCCGATAGATGTCAGTGATGGCCTAGATAATATGATAGATTTAGACCTTAATTCTTTGGATAAATAG
- a CDS encoding LysM peptidoglycan-binding domain-containing protein has protein sequence MKFKLSIPVLILLTGCQMTPEDRSNDVQTTITPVVAPSAKASNKDSGLDSATEEKIAKLIVTEDVTVEPIDNVWVRIAEQMTIPIPDNARIAKHRKWFLEHPQHLITVSKRAEPFLYLIVEELERRNLPLELALLPVVESAFDPFAYSHGSASGMWQFVPGTATQYGLEQNWWYDGRRDVLASTSAALTYMEYLNRRFDGDWLHALASYNSGQGRVGRSIKRNKQAGLATDFWSLSLPKETEAYVPKLLALADILQNAEKYNLTLPMIENEPAIQQVDVDSQIDLALAADLAGMDVAELQRLNPGFNQWATAPDGPHTLLIPNENVDKFETALAKTDARGRLNWVRYKVKSGDSLGEIAQNYNTSSKIIASVNNLDSSMIKIGQALLIPMAAKDLDYYKFSESSRISRRQDKPAGRFKIVHKVQSGDNLWDLSRSYKVNYKNLAKWNNIAPKDALKINQKLVVWQGKKQGSANGKGIMRNITYKVRQGDSLARIADKFNVKVKDVIRWNGLANQKYIQPGQALRLYVDVTKVNT, from the coding sequence ATGAAATTTAAATTATCCATTCCGGTATTAATATTACTGACCGGGTGTCAAATGACGCCAGAAGATCGCAGTAACGATGTGCAAACTACTATAACGCCTGTCGTGGCCCCTTCTGCAAAAGCCAGCAATAAAGACAGCGGTTTAGATAGTGCTACAGAAGAAAAGATCGCCAAACTCATTGTTACCGAAGACGTTACAGTCGAGCCAATTGACAATGTTTGGGTACGCATTGCAGAACAAATGACGATCCCGATCCCTGATAATGCCCGTATTGCCAAGCACCGTAAGTGGTTTTTGGAGCATCCGCAGCATTTAATCACGGTATCTAAACGCGCCGAACCCTTTTTATATCTTATTGTTGAAGAACTCGAACGCCGTAACTTACCATTAGAACTCGCGCTACTGCCCGTAGTAGAAAGTGCCTTTGACCCCTTTGCTTACTCACATGGCAGTGCATCGGGTATGTGGCAGTTTGTGCCAGGTACAGCAACCCAATACGGTCTAGAACAAAACTGGTGGTACGATGGTCGTCGTGACGTACTCGCATCGACAAGTGCTGCGCTCACCTATATGGAATACCTCAACCGTCGTTTCGATGGTGATTGGCTACACGCCCTTGCTTCATATAACTCTGGGCAAGGTCGCGTTGGTCGTTCGATTAAACGTAACAAACAAGCTGGCTTAGCGACAGATTTCTGGTCGTTATCACTACCAAAAGAAACAGAAGCATACGTGCCGAAGTTATTAGCCCTTGCTGATATTTTACAAAATGCTGAAAAGTATAATTTAACGCTACCTATGATTGAGAACGAACCAGCAATCCAGCAAGTTGACGTTGATAGCCAAATTGATTTAGCCCTTGCCGCAGACTTAGCGGGGATGGATGTTGCTGAACTACAACGTCTTAATCCGGGGTTTAACCAGTGGGCAACAGCGCCTGATGGGCCGCATACATTATTAATCCCGAACGAGAATGTTGATAAATTCGAAACGGCATTAGCAAAAACGGATGCGAGAGGGCGTTTAAATTGGGTGCGTTATAAAGTTAAATCTGGTGATAGCCTAGGTGAAATTGCTCAGAACTATAATACTTCCAGTAAGATCATTGCCTCGGTGAACAACCTAGACAGCAGCATGATCAAAATTGGCCAAGCGTTATTGATCCCAATGGCCGCTAAAGACCTCGATTATTATAAGTTTAGCGAATCATCACGTATCAGCCGCCGCCAAGATAAACCTGCCGGCCGTTTTAAAATAGTACATAAAGTACAGTCCGGTGATAACTTATGGGATCTTTCAAGATCTTACAAAGTTAACTACAAAAATCTCGCGAAATGGAACAATATCGCGCCTAAGGACGCCTTAAAAATCAATCAGAAGCTGGTCGTTTGGCAAGGTAAGAAACAAGGTAGTGCTAACGGTAAAGGCATTATGCGTAATATTACCTACAAAGTTCGCCAAGGTGATTCATTGGCACGTATTGCCGATAAATTTAACGTAAAGGTAAAAGACGTTATAAGATGGAATGGACTGGCTAATCAGAAGTATATTCAACCAGGACAAGCACTACGTCTTTATGTCGATGTAACGAAGGTGAATACATAG